Genomic segment of Mycolicibacterium psychrotolerans:
CTTCAGCAGATGAAGCCCGACATCCAGCGGGCACTCGGCGCGGTGCCGCAGCCGTCGGCTCCGGCTGTGCCGGTCGACGCCGCGGCGCCGGCCCAGGGCGGCTAGCAGCAAACGACGCCAGACGGCGCGTTATTGACGGCGGTGATCCCCTACCCCGGGGGTCACCGCCGTCAGTCGCTTCACGCCCGGGCGGTCGTGGTGATGTGATTCACTACCTTGCGGTAGGGGCTGAACTGGAGAAGAGGTGGGGTCGATGCGTGCGGTGAATCGAACGGTGATGCGGACGGTCGCGGCGGCGGTGCTCGCGGTCGCGGCGATGTTCGCGGGGGTGGCTCCCCAGGCGCCCTGGTCGCCGTCGGCGCACGCGCAGGGCGTCGAGATGCTGATGGTGCCCTCGGCGGCGATGGGCCGCGCGATCCCGGTGGCCTTCCAGGGCGGCGGCCCGCACGCGGTCGTGCTCCTCGACGCGTTCAACGGCGCGCCCGACGTCAGCAACTGGGTGACGGCCGGCAACGCGATGAACACCCTTGCCGGTAAGGGCATCTCGGTGGCCGCGCCGGCGGGTGGCGCGTGGAGCATGTACACCAACTGGGAGCAGGACGGCTCCAAGCAGTGGGAGACGTTCCTCGCCGACGAGCTGCCGAACTGGCTGGCCGCCAACAAGGGGCTGGCGCCCGGCGGGCACGGCATCGTCGGCGCCGCGATGGGCGGCACCGGCGCACTGACGATGGCGACGTTCCATCCCGACCGCTACCGGTTCGCCGGCTCGCTGTCGGGCTTCCTGACCCCGTCCAACACCTACATGAACGGCGCGATCACCGCCGGGCTGGCGCAGTTCGGTGGCGTCGACACCAGGAACATGTGGGGTCTGCCACAGTTGGGCCGCTGGAAGTGGCACGATCCGGACGTGCACGCACAGTTGTTGGTGGACAACAACACCCGGCTGTGGGTCTTCAGCCCGTCGACCACGACCTGCACCGACGTACCGGCGATGATCGGCTACTGCGACCAGGCGCAGGGCAGCAACCGCACGTTCTACCAGCACTACCGCTCGATCGGCGGAGGTAACGGCCACTTCGACTTCCCGACCTCGGGCAATCACGACTGGGGCTCGTGGAGCGGGCAGTTGGCCGCCATGTCCGGGGAGCTGGTCACGACCATCCGGTAGTCCGGTACCCGGCGAAGCCACCGGTACCTTGGAGGACGTGCAACACGGGTCACGTTCCGCGCGGGCGGGAGCAGCAGGGCTGTGCCTGCTCGTCGCCTCGTCGGCGTGGCTCACCGGGTGCACGGCCGGCGACGATGTGATCTCGGGCCTGAGCTCCGAGATCGAGCCGGCGCCGACGCACGGTCAGGCAGGGGCGCAGCCGCCCGGGCCTGCTCAGCTGGGCGGGCAGTCCAACGCGCTGATGGTGACGCCCCGGCAGCGTGCCTACCTCGACGCGCTGCGCTCGGAGGGGGTGCGGCCCGCCAGCGACCTGTCGGCGCTGAGCATCGGCTCCTACGTCTGCCAGGCGCGTGCGGCCAAACAGCCCGATCAGGCGGTCTGGGATTTCGTCGCGCCGCTGGTGCGCAACGACGCCAGCGATCCGCGCTCCGACGGCGGTGCGGCTGAGCCATCGGCCTCGGAACTCCACGACGAGACCGCCGACTACATTCGCATCGCGACAGACCGACTCTGCTAGGAGCCTCCACATCCATGGCCAAGACCAATCGGCGGAAACGCCACCGCTTGCTGGCGCTGTTCGCCGCCGGGGCGGTGGGCCTCGTCGTCGTGCTGATCGTGGCGGTCGTCATCGTCGTGCTGCGCAGGCCCGAGAGCCCGCCGACGGCCGTTCCCCCCACGGCCGTGCCGCCGACGGGGGTGCCGTCGACCCCGAGTAAGCCGCGCCCGGAGTTCCAGGACGCCAGCTGCCCGGACGTGCAGTTGATCTCGATACCCGGTACCTGGGAGTCCTCGGTTGCGCTGGATCCGTTCAACCCGGTGCAGTTCCCGGCGGCGCTGCTGCTCAATGTCACCAACCCGATCCGGGCCCAGTTCGGCACCGACCGGGTGGAGGTGTTCACGGTTCCCTACACCGCGCAGTTCCACAATCCGCTGTCGGCCGACACACAGATGTCCTACAACGACAGCCGCGCCGAGGGCACCCGGGCCGCGGTGCAGGCGATGACGGACATGAACAACCGCTGCCCGCTGACCAGTTATGTGCTGATCGGCTTCTCCCAGGGCGCGGTGATCGCGGGCGACCTCGCCAGCGACATCGGCAACGGGCGCGGTCCCGTCGATCAGGACCTGGTGCTCGGGGTGACCCTGGTGGCCGACGGTCGCCGGCAGGACGGCGTCGGCCAGGACGTCGGACCGAACCCGGACGGCCAGGGTGCGGAGATCACGCTGCACGAGGTGCCGACGCTGTCGGCGCTGGGCCTGACGATGAGTGGGCCGCGGCCGGGCGGGTTCGGGGCGCTCAACGACCGCACCAACGAGATCTGCGCGCGCGGTGACCTGATCTGCGCGGCGCCGTCGTCGGCGTTCAACATCACCCAGCTGCCCAAGACGATCGAGGTGCTGAGCGGGGGCGCGGGACAGCCGGTGCACGCGTTGTATGCCACCCCGCAGTTCTGGAACATCGACGGCCAGCCGGCCACCGCGTGGACGCTGAATTGGGCGCAGGGTCTGATCGATAACGCACCGCGTCCGAAACATGGCTGACACGTGACCCGAAGGATTTGGCCCGCGTGTGGCCGTCCCCTAACATTAAGGGAAATCTAAGAGCGTTCGACGCGGCTGAAGGGCGGGGAGCCGTGGCCCCGGTACGATCTTCGGGGCTTGGGATCTATCCCATGTGATTGGAGTTGAGATGGCCTTCCATAACCCGTTCATCAAGGACGGACTGATCAAGTTCCCCGACAACGGGAACCTGGTCAAGCACGTCGAACGATGGGCGAAGGTTCGTGGGGACAAACTCGCCTACCGATTCATCGACTTCTCGACCGAGCGCGACGGTGTCGAGCGCGACCTGCACTGGGCCGACTTCGGTGCCCGCAACAAGGCCGTCGGCGCCCGCCTGCAGCAGGTCACCCAGCCCGGTGACCGGGTCGCGATCCTGTGCCCGCAGAACCTCGACTATCTCGTCGCCTTCTTCGGAACGCTCTACGCGGGCCGCATCGCGGTGCCCCTGTTCGATCCGAACGAGCCCGGTCACGTCGGCCGTCTGCACGCCGTTCTCGACGACTGCCACCCCTCGGCGATCCTGACCACGACGGCGGCCGCCGAGGGCGTCCGCAAGTTCTTCCGCACCCGGCCCGCCAACCAGCGTCCGCGCGTGATCGCCGTCGACGCCGTGCCCAACGAGGTCGGCGCGACGTGGGAGCCGGTCGAGGTCACGCACGACACGATCGCCTACCTGCAGTACACCTCGGGTTCGACCCGGATCCCGACCGGCGTGCAGATCACCCACCTCAACCTCGCCA
This window contains:
- a CDS encoding esterase family protein; its protein translation is MRAVNRTVMRTVAAAVLAVAAMFAGVAPQAPWSPSAHAQGVEMLMVPSAAMGRAIPVAFQGGGPHAVVLLDAFNGAPDVSNWVTAGNAMNTLAGKGISVAAPAGGAWSMYTNWEQDGSKQWETFLADELPNWLAANKGLAPGGHGIVGAAMGGTGALTMATFHPDRYRFAGSLSGFLTPSNTYMNGAITAGLAQFGGVDTRNMWGLPQLGRWKWHDPDVHAQLLVDNNTRLWVFSPSTTTCTDVPAMIGYCDQAQGSNRTFYQHYRSIGGGNGHFDFPTSGNHDWGSWSGQLAAMSGELVTTIR
- a CDS encoding DUF732 domain-containing protein, yielding MQHGSRSARAGAAGLCLLVASSAWLTGCTAGDDVISGLSSEIEPAPTHGQAGAQPPGPAQLGGQSNALMVTPRQRAYLDALRSEGVRPASDLSALSIGSYVCQARAAKQPDQAVWDFVAPLVRNDASDPRSDGGAAEPSASELHDETADYIRIATDRLC
- the culp6 gene encoding carboxylesterase Culp6, which encodes MAKTNRRKRHRLLALFAAGAVGLVVVLIVAVVIVVLRRPESPPTAVPPTAVPPTGVPSTPSKPRPEFQDASCPDVQLISIPGTWESSVALDPFNPVQFPAALLLNVTNPIRAQFGTDRVEVFTVPYTAQFHNPLSADTQMSYNDSRAEGTRAAVQAMTDMNNRCPLTSYVLIGFSQGAVIAGDLASDIGNGRGPVDQDLVLGVTLVADGRRQDGVGQDVGPNPDGQGAEITLHEVPTLSALGLTMSGPRPGGFGALNDRTNEICARGDLICAAPSSAFNITQLPKTIEVLSGGAGQPVHALYATPQFWNIDGQPATAWTLNWAQGLIDNAPRPKHG